In Gasterosteus aculeatus chromosome 15, fGasAcu3.hap1.1, whole genome shotgun sequence, a single genomic region encodes these proteins:
- the pak6 gene encoding serine/threonine-protein kinase PAK 6: MFRKKKKKRPEISTPKNFEHRVHTSFDSKRGCFVGLPTQWQSLIENLRRPKPMVDPSRITEVELRPKKTIVRGSMIGHGDYIAAMINDMNRLSVTSSNSLRKSSPSARKRAQSLGRLGEVCEGDAYQYEGLTRGGEDDGDDEDDGQDQWRDRARNIHSETNTPYLGMKRSVTLHPNGILPKARSTYEVSVTSLGGPSRGPVPPPNAPVLSHGPYMGGEVGSPQERVIWKREFQLPRGVPQNQRPIACFYSPAVTVQQPHCGQATVTAELRPNVPMYVHPQNSPGRPFSSYDLKAESAVRYHSGFLPAGNSSPLAGGIRPQRTVRSSASYTLGLSPNMGLRPNGPDPFLRHSGSLNPPYPRQDSPSQPRPSPTGSLATSPPATCSPAFRPPQHPSPRPPPDPPKVTHEQFKAALQMVVDKGDPRSYLENFVKIGEGSTGVVCIATEKHSGRQVAVKMMDLRRQQRRELLFNEVVIMRDYQHRNVVEMFKSALVEEELWVIMEYLQGGALTNIVSETRLSEEQIATVCEAVLQALAYLHSQGVIHRDIKSDSILLTLDGRVKLSDFGFCAQISKDIPKRKSLVGTPYWMAPEVISKSPYGTEVDIWSMGIMVVEMVDGEPPYFSETPVAAMKRLRDEMAPTVRNVSQISPVLKDFLDRMLTRDPLERSSATDLLEHPFLLQCGSPQCLVPLVEQYRKRMSRC, from the exons ATGTTccgcaagaagaaaaagaagaggccTGAAATATCGACGCCCAAGAACTTTGAGCACCGGGTCCACACCTCCTTCGACTCCAAGCGCGGCTGCTTTGTGGGCCTGCCGACGCAATGGCAGAGCCTGATAGAGAACCTGCGCAGGCCCAAACCCATGGTGGACCCTTCCAGGATCACAGAGGTGGAGCTGAGGCCAAAGAAG ACCATTGTGCGGGGGAGCATGATCGGTCACGGAGACTACATCGCAGCCATGATCAATGACATGAACCGTCTGTCTGTGACCAGTTCTAACTCTTTGAGGAAGAGCAGCCCCTCGGCCAGGAAGAGGGCGCAGTCACTGGGAAGGCTGGGGGAGGTGTGCGAGGGAGACGCTTACCAGTACGAGGGCCTGACCCGGGGTGGTGAGGACGACGGCGACGACGAAGACGACGGTCAAGACCAGTGGAGGGACAGGGCCAGGAACATCCACAGTGAGACCAACACCCCCTACCTCGGCATGAAACGGAGTGTCACTCTGCATCCAAACGGGATCTTGCCAAAGGCCAGGTCCACCTACGAAGTCAGCGTCACTTCTCTGGGGGGACCGTCGCGAGGGCCGGTTCCGCCCCCCAACGCCCCGGTGCTGAGTCACGGGCCGTATATGGGCGGTGAGGTGGGCAGCCCTCAGGAGAGAGTGATATGGAAGAGGGAGTTCCAGCTTCCCAGGGGAGTGCCGCAAAATCAGAGACCGATAGCTTGTTTTTACAGCCCAGCTGTGACTGTTCAGCAGCCTCATTGCGGTCAAGCAACAGTCACTGCGGAGCTCCGGCCCAACGTGCCGATGTACGTGCACCCGCAGAACAGCCCCGGGAGGCCGTTCTCTTCCTATGACCTGAAA GCGGAGTCTGCGGTGAGGTACCACTCCGGCTTCCTGCCCGCCGGCAACAGCAGTCCCCTCGCGGGCGGGATCAGACCCCAGCGAACGGTGCGCTCCTCGGCTAGCTACACGCTGGGCCTGTCACCTAACATGGGGCTGAGGCCCAATGGGCCCGACCCCTTCCTCAGACACTCTGGAAGCCTCAACCCTCCCTACCCGCGGCAGGACAGCCCGTCCCAGCCTCGTCCCTCCCCTACAGGCTCGCTGGCCACCAGCCCTCCGGCCACATGCTCCCCTGCTTTTAGGCCCCCGCAGCATCCTTCGCCCAGGCCCCCACCAGACCCGCCAAAGGTGACGCACGAACAGTTCAAGGCCGCCCTGCAGATGGTGGTGGACAAGGGCGACCCTCGGTCCTACCTGGAGAACTTTGTGAAGATCGGGGAGGGCTCGACGGGGGTGGTCTGTATCGCTACAGAGAAGCACAGCGGCAGGCAGGTGGCGGTGAAGATGATGGACTTGCGGcggcagcagaggagagagTTGCTCTTTAATGAG GTGGTCATCATGAGGGACTATCAGCACAGGAATGTGGTGGAGATGTTCAAGTCCgccctggtggaggaggagctgtgggttATCATGGAGTACCTGCAAGGTGGAGCACTCACCAACATTGTGTCTGAAACCAG GCTGAGTGAAGAGCAGATTGCCACAGTGTGTGAAGCCGTTCTGCAAGCACTCGCCTATCTGCATTCACAGGGAGTCATCCACCGAGACATCAAGAGCGATTCTATACTACTCACATTAGACGGAAGG GTCAAGCTGTCAGACTTTGGCTTCTGTGCTCAGATCAGCAAGGACATCCCCAAAAGGAAGTCTTTAGTGGGAACACCCTATTGGATGGCTCCTGAGGTCATCTCCAAATCCCCATATGGCACTGAG GTGGATATTTGGTCGATGGGGATcatggtggtggagatggtggaTGGAGAGCCCCCGTACTTCAGTGAAACCCCTGTGGCTGCTATGAAGAGATTGAGGGATGAGATGGCTCCTACGGTGCGAAACGTCAGCCAG ATTTCCCCGGTTCTGAAGGACTTCCTGGACCGTATGCTGACACGGGACCCCCTAGAGCGGTCCAGCGCCACTGACCTGCTGGAGCACCCCTTCCTGCTGCAGTGCGGCTCACCTCAGTGCCTGGTTCCACTGGTGGAGCAGTACCGCAAGCGCATGTCCCGTTGCTGA
- the ankrd63 gene encoding ankyrin repeat domain-containing protein 63, with amino-acid sequence MMRPKDLRQGSGTKTFLDAMHGGKVHLARFILDALDGRIINSKTENSRTPLMYAVCLQDPGARAKFTRLLLEKGADVNCQDEDGRTALSHACEMGHLDVVKILVPFNADPEVFDTWGNSALMYAAFSGHNQVLEFLVRAFKRLGLRLDRTNNAGHSAIEVANFFGHNQCVQILNFPCRRGVSADNPLAESGTIGEGERRLPSRLPRQVLERFSKQLNNNGDQLPGVFQRQLKIGDSTGLWNRFRCPRSQSQDDSRHHGWALPPQTEKSKVEGDHSVLFSAKQLQNCQLGELRATTMNSLPVDVSRGTGIQEQTPVSFPLCVKAKSFNLDILSSRKQSYQGDSRDVNLPASKLKRASLQDERCLVDKTACQGNTRGPTDDDDKTPLDKTVGSRRGETDDSATASRREQQKRGSFGATGRHNKLLFARGEMQAGTNPGRTPGLAGLGTRLRRRFTAPEFMRLVMDCSAGSSNGRGRISRSETFPLSHAHQRVNSQPSVDGISGVKCEFESCSSQSALD; translated from the coding sequence ATGATGCGGCCGAAAGATTTACGCCAGGGCTCCGGCACCAAGACCTTCCTGGACGCCATGCACGGTGGTAAAGTTCACCTCGCACGCTTCATCCTGGACGCCTTGGACGGGCGGATCATCAACTCAAAGACGGAAAACAGCCGCACCCCGCTCATGTACGCGGTTTGCCTGCAAGACCCCGGCGCCAGGGCCAAGTTCACCCGGCTCCTGCTGGAGAAAGGCGCCGACGTCAACTGCCAGGATGAGGACGGTCGGACTGCCCTCAGCCACGCCTGTGAGATGGGTCACCTGGACGTGGTGAAGATCCTGGTGCCGTTCAACGCCGACCCGGAAGTCTTTGACACCTGGGGCAACAGCGCTCTGATGTATGCTGCCTTTTCTGGGCACAACCAGGTTCTGGAGTTCCTGGTCCGGGCTTTCAAAAGACTGGGACTGAGGCTGGACAGAACCAACAATGCTGGTCATTCCGCCATCGAGGTGGCCAACTTCTTTGGACACAACCAGTGTGTGCAGATTCTGAACTTTCCGTGCAGGAGGGGTGTAAGCGCAGATAATCCACTTGCTGAATCGGGTACCATCGGTGAAGGAGAGCGCCGGCTGCCCAGCAGGCTCCCGAGGCAAGTTCTGGAGAGGTTCTCCAAGCAGCTGAATAACAATGGAGACCAACTTCCCGGGGTATTTCAGAGACAGCTGAAGATTGGAGACAGCACCGGGCTTTGGAACCGTTTCAGATGCCCCAGGAGCCAGTCTCAAGACGACAGCCGTCACCACGGGTGGGCTCTGCCTCCTCAGACAGAGAAAAGCAAGGTCGAGGGGGATCACAGCGTTCTCTTCTCTGCCAAACAACTGCAAAACTGCCAGCTTGGAGAGCTGAGAGCCACAACGATGAACTCTCTGCCTGTCGATGTCAGTCGAGGTACCGGAATCCAGGAGCAAACACCAGTAAGTTTTCCCCTGTGTGTAAAAGCAAAGTCGTTCAACCTGGACATCCTGAGCAGCAGAAAGCAGTCCTATCAGGGCGATTCCCGCGACGTCAACCTGCCAGCCAGCAAACTGAAGAGAGCCTCGCTGCAGGATGAGAGATGCCTGGTAGACAAGACGGCATGTCAAGGGAACACCAGGGGCCCGACAGATGACGATGACAAAACGCCACTCGATAAGACCGTCGGATcacggagaggagagacggatgACTCGGCCACGGCGAgcaggagagagcagcagaagaGGGGGAGCTTCGGAGCGACCGGCAGACACAACAAGCTGCTGTTCGCCAGAGGGGAGATGCAGGCCGGGACGAACCCCGGACGCACGCCGGGGTTGGCGGGACTCGGGACCAGACTGCGGCGTCGATTCACCGCTCCGGAGTTCATGCGGTTGGTGATGGACTGCTCGGCGGGCTCGTCGAACGGCCGGGGGCGGATTTCCCGCTCTGAAactttccctctctcccacGCGCACCAGCGGGTCAACAGCCAGCCGAGCGTCGACGGCATCAGCGGAGTGAAGTGCGAGTTTGAAAGCTGCTCGTCTCAGTCCGCCCTCGACTAG